One Aneurinibacillus migulanus genomic region harbors:
- a CDS encoding tartrate dehydrogenase yields the protein MKLYSVGVIPGDGIGPEVMEEGLKALKALEKIHGGVSFDIHSYNWNCDYYKKNGRMMPENGLDILAEHDVILLGAIGAPGVPDHISVWELILPIRRRFQQYVNMRPAKLLRGMVSPLRYKEHADLDFVIVRENTEGEYSDMGGRLHRGTPYEIAVQNNVFTRFGTERIIRYAFSLAEESGKSRIIGATKSNGINHSMPFWDEIFKEIGQRYPHMETNLYHIDALAAYFISKPETFDVVVASNLFGDILTDLGAAIVGGLGLAPSGNINPEKEYPSMFEPIHGSAPDIAGKGIANPIAQIWSISMMMDHLGHRDLGHLLLETIEDVLEEGSVRTPDIGGRATTSQLGDAIINKMIGKA from the coding sequence ATGAAACTTTATTCGGTAGGGGTTATTCCAGGTGACGGAATCGGTCCGGAAGTAATGGAGGAAGGGCTTAAAGCGCTTAAAGCGCTTGAGAAAATCCATGGTGGTGTGTCATTCGATATTCATTCATATAACTGGAACTGTGACTATTATAAGAAAAATGGAAGAATGATGCCGGAGAACGGGCTTGACATTCTGGCTGAGCATGATGTGATTTTGCTTGGTGCCATCGGTGCTCCAGGTGTCCCGGATCATATATCAGTGTGGGAGCTAATTCTTCCGATTCGCCGCCGCTTTCAACAATATGTCAATATGCGTCCGGCCAAATTGTTGCGTGGCATGGTAAGTCCTCTCAGATATAAAGAGCATGCTGATTTGGACTTTGTGATTGTTCGCGAGAATACAGAAGGTGAATATTCCGATATGGGGGGAAGACTTCATCGTGGAACCCCTTATGAAATAGCGGTACAGAATAATGTGTTTACTCGCTTTGGTACGGAGCGGATTATCCGTTATGCATTTTCACTCGCTGAAGAATCGGGCAAAAGTCGGATCATCGGAGCAACCAAATCGAACGGAATCAACCATTCGATGCCGTTCTGGGATGAAATATTCAAGGAAATCGGACAGCGCTATCCGCACATGGAAACGAACCTATATCATATTGATGCATTAGCTGCCTATTTCATCAGTAAACCGGAAACGTTCGATGTCGTTGTCGCGAGCAATTTGTTTGGCGATATTTTAACCGATTTAGGCGCCGCGATTGTCGGAGGGCTCGGCCTTGCCCCTTCCGGTAATATTAACCCGGAGAAAGAATACCCGTCCATGTTTGAGCCCATTCACGGTTCAGCACCGGATATTGCAGGCAAGGGAATTGCCAATCCGATCGCGCAAATATGGAGTATAAGCATGATGATGGATCATCTGGGGCATCGTGACCTTGGCCACTTGCTCCTGGAGACAATTGAAGATGTGCTTGAAGAAGGAAGTGTTCGTACACCGGATATTGGTGGGCGCGCAACTACTTCACAACTCGGAGACGCTATCATCAACAAGATGATAGGGAAAGCGTAG
- a CDS encoding class I SAM-dependent methyltransferase gives MEKEKMDDKWNGSFYDSKIDYVSTLGKGVIEWLKPQPGERIMDLGCGTGELANEISASGAFVLGMDLSSSMIETAKQKFPHLSFQVADGESFHTSAPYDAVFSNAALHWMKRPKQVIRSVRKALREGGRFVAEFGGKGNVQTIVSATEETLAARGVSSIRERNPWYFPSIGEYATLLEQEGFHVAQAIHFARPTTLTDGEEGLKNWLHCFSNNFFADFSPKEKESAWDEVIEKCRPSLYRQGIWVADYWRIRITAIK, from the coding sequence ATGGAGAAAGAAAAGATGGACGATAAGTGGAACGGCAGCTTTTACGATAGCAAAATCGATTATGTTTCCACACTTGGCAAGGGTGTAATCGAATGGCTCAAACCTCAACCAGGCGAACGTATTATGGATTTAGGGTGTGGGACTGGCGAATTAGCCAACGAAATCTCCGCCAGCGGAGCATTTGTCCTGGGAATGGACTTATCTTCATCTATGATTGAGACGGCAAAACAAAAGTTCCCCCATCTATCCTTCCAGGTTGCAGATGGTGAATCATTTCATACATCTGCCCCTTATGATGCTGTCTTCTCCAATGCGGCGCTGCACTGGATGAAGCGGCCTAAGCAAGTTATACGCTCCGTCCGGAAGGCATTGCGCGAAGGTGGACGCTTTGTCGCCGAATTCGGGGGCAAAGGCAATGTGCAGACAATTGTCAGTGCAACTGAAGAAACACTGGCCGCCCGTGGCGTTTCATCCATCAGAGAAAGAAATCCCTGGTACTTTCCTAGCATCGGAGAATATGCGACACTACTGGAACAAGAAGGCTTTCATGTAGCCCAGGCGATCCACTTTGCCCGTCCAACTACGCTGACGGATGGAGAAGAAGGTCTGAAAAACTGGCTTCACTGCTTTAGTAACAATTTCTTTGCCGATTTTTCTCCAAAAGAGAAGGAGAGCGCATGGGATGAGGTTATCGAGAAATGTCGCCCTTCTCTTTATCGGCAAGGAATCTGGGTAGCGGATTACTGGCGTATTCGAATCACGGCTATTAAATAG
- a CDS encoding SDR family oxidoreductase, with product MLLEGKVAIVTGGGSGMGRAVSLLFAEQGAHVVVADINEEAARQTADHIGSSVLPVQGNVAEAEDVKRMVEQTVDRFGRIDMLVNNAGVPLAFTPIEETEDDIWDRMMDVNAKSIFLTAKHVVPHMKKNGGVIVNTASIAGIRARPGLHAYCASKGAAIMLTKALAIELAPYKIRVNAINPGPADTPMLSRFMNGDAEQIEKDTKEIFINSVPLGTLIEAQDIANAALYLCSDLAAKVTGEVLNVDGGRGI from the coding sequence ATGCTGTTGGAAGGTAAAGTAGCCATCGTTACAGGAGGAGGTTCCGGGATGGGCCGGGCCGTTTCGCTATTATTTGCGGAACAGGGGGCGCATGTCGTGGTGGCGGATATCAATGAAGAGGCTGCACGGCAAACGGCAGACCATATTGGCTCCAGCGTTCTTCCGGTACAGGGTAATGTTGCAGAAGCGGAAGATGTGAAGCGGATGGTTGAACAGACCGTCGACAGGTTTGGTCGAATTGATATGCTTGTTAATAATGCCGGAGTGCCATTGGCATTTACCCCGATTGAAGAAACGGAAGATGATATATGGGATCGTATGATGGACGTGAATGCGAAATCGATTTTTTTAACCGCAAAGCATGTCGTTCCCCATATGAAAAAAAACGGCGGTGTTATCGTAAATACGGCTTCCATCGCAGGAATAAGGGCCAGACCGGGACTGCATGCGTACTGTGCATCGAAAGGGGCGGCCATTATGCTTACAAAAGCACTTGCCATCGAATTGGCGCCCTATAAGATTCGAGTGAATGCGATTAATCCTGGCCCTGCTGATACGCCAATGCTCAGCCGTTTTATGAACGGGGATGCCGAGCAAATCGAAAAGGACACGAAAGAGATTTTTATTAACAGCGTACCGCTTGGAACACTTATCGAAGCACAAGACATAGCCAATGCCGCACTGTATTTGTGCAGTGATCTGGCGGCAAAGGTTACCGGTGAAGTATTGAACGTGGACGGTGGCAGAGGAATCTAG
- a CDS encoding aldehyde dehydrogenase family protein yields the protein MENNMATNTDMYPLYIGGKRIETNKTMPVFHKYTGEQIASIAWAEQCHVEEAVSCALQTFKDSTLTPYKRYEILLKASSIAEKRREELERSLSREVGKPRKDAKGELDRVINTLRLSAEEAKRISGEMVPLHATEGSESRMGFAIRVPRGVIGAITPFNYPLLLSTHKVAPAIAAGNTVVLKPAPNTPLASFQLVEILEEAGLPQGHVNIITGGADAGEWMLDDPRIAMYTFTGSEAVGARIKERSGLRPVTLELGNNSPNIVHSDADLEKAAEAIAARSFHNAGQACIAVQRILVQKDVLQDFTDKYLAHVRQLVVGDPEDMATDVGPMISEKEAIRAEEWVHEALGEGAELLYGGKREGAIMYPTVLAKTGPEMKVNCLEVFAPVVTISPYETIEEAFMIANDSAYGLQAGLFTSDLHIAMQGVRKLEYGGVIINDVSTYRNDVMPYGGIKNSGLGKEGPRYAVEEMTELRMVVLNL from the coding sequence ATGGAAAACAACATGGCGACGAATACAGACATGTATCCACTGTATATCGGCGGAAAACGTATTGAAACCAACAAAACAATGCCTGTTTTTCATAAATATACGGGTGAACAAATCGCTTCTATCGCCTGGGCGGAACAGTGCCATGTAGAAGAAGCGGTAAGCTGCGCGCTACAAACATTCAAGGATAGTACACTCACTCCATATAAGCGGTATGAAATATTATTGAAAGCTTCATCCATTGCGGAAAAGAGAAGAGAAGAATTGGAGCGCTCGCTGTCCAGGGAGGTAGGTAAACCGCGCAAAGATGCGAAGGGAGAATTGGACCGTGTAATTAACACATTACGGTTGTCCGCAGAGGAAGCAAAACGCATCTCCGGTGAGATGGTTCCCCTTCATGCGACAGAAGGATCGGAGAGTCGTATGGGTTTCGCTATTCGTGTCCCGCGGGGCGTCATCGGTGCCATTACTCCGTTTAATTACCCGCTTTTGCTCAGTACGCATAAGGTTGCTCCGGCTATCGCTGCCGGAAATACCGTTGTGTTAAAGCCGGCTCCCAATACGCCGCTCGCATCCTTTCAATTAGTCGAAATTCTGGAAGAGGCAGGGCTGCCGCAAGGGCATGTCAACATTATTACAGGTGGCGCTGATGCAGGAGAGTGGATGCTTGACGATCCGCGTATTGCTATGTATACGTTTACAGGATCGGAAGCTGTCGGCGCCCGTATTAAGGAGAGAAGCGGGCTACGTCCTGTAACGCTAGAACTTGGCAATAATTCACCGAATATTGTGCACAGTGATGCGGACTTAGAAAAAGCGGCGGAAGCGATCGCAGCAAGGAGCTTCCACAATGCCGGACAGGCATGCATTGCTGTTCAGCGCATCCTCGTACAGAAGGATGTTCTACAGGATTTTACAGATAAATATCTTGCGCATGTTCGACAACTTGTGGTGGGAGATCCGGAAGACATGGCGACAGATGTCGGTCCAATGATCAGCGAGAAGGAAGCGATTCGGGCCGAAGAATGGGTACATGAGGCACTGGGCGAAGGTGCAGAGCTGCTATATGGAGGCAAAAGGGAAGGCGCCATTATGTATCCTACTGTACTCGCAAAGACCGGACCCGAAATGAAGGTGAATTGCCTTGAGGTATTCGCGCCGGTCGTTACCATATCGCCATACGAAACGATTGAAGAAGCATTTATGATAGCGAATGATTCGGCGTACGGACTGCAAGCCGGATTGTTCACTTCAGACTTACACATTGCTATGCAAGGGGTGCGTAAGCTTGAATACGGTGGAGTCATTATTAATGATGTTTCCACATACCGAAACGATGTGATGCCGTACGGAGGTATCAAAAACAGCGGTCTGGGCAAAGAAGGGCCGCGCTATGCGGTAGAAGAAATGACGGAACTGCGAATGGTCGTTCTGAATCTATAA
- a CDS encoding sigma-54 interaction domain-containing protein, with protein sequence MKPDYTQAIIDASHDGVIAVDKEANIMFVNRNAREILGLPDNIVGKKISMFIPNSDMLRILSTGKTEIGDIATILNRQILINRLPIVMDGQIMGAVSTFKEITDIQKLEMHIRKTFNESGLEARYRLQDIVGSSKVMSEAKELAAVFAKTAATILITGESGTGKELFAQGIHLASPRATGPFVAINCAALPGNLLESELFGYEEGAFTGARRGGKSGLFEQAHGGTLFLDEIGEMSLPIQAMLLRVLQEKRVRRIGGEKMIPVDVRIVAATNRDLEDSIENKQFRSDLYYRINVLTLELPPLRDRLEDIPELLKHIVKETGEKSDKNITEVDDVIYTWFRQYDWPGNIRELRNVVERMVLLCSDERLDEEDISFFLKKLMQKSRKPDKESAEESEKTALLSALQYTNGNKSEAAKFLEIDRTTLWRKLKKYGLE encoded by the coding sequence ATGAAGCCAGATTACACGCAGGCCATTATCGATGCCTCACATGACGGAGTGATTGCCGTCGACAAAGAAGCAAATATTATGTTCGTTAATCGCAATGCACGTGAAATTCTTGGTCTGCCCGACAACATCGTTGGTAAGAAAATATCAATGTTTATTCCCAATTCTGATATGCTGCGTATTCTATCAACCGGGAAAACGGAAATCGGTGATATTGCCACTATTTTAAATCGGCAGATTCTTATTAATCGGTTGCCGATCGTTATGGATGGACAAATCATGGGCGCGGTTTCCACATTCAAAGAAATTACGGACATTCAAAAGCTTGAAATGCATATTCGAAAAACATTCAATGAAAGTGGATTGGAAGCACGTTACAGGCTGCAAGATATCGTCGGTAGCTCTAAAGTGATGAGTGAAGCGAAGGAGTTAGCCGCTGTTTTTGCGAAGACGGCTGCGACAATTTTGATTACCGGCGAATCTGGTACCGGAAAAGAACTGTTTGCACAGGGGATCCATCTTGCGAGTCCGCGTGCTACAGGTCCTTTTGTCGCAATAAATTGTGCAGCGCTTCCAGGAAATTTGCTGGAAAGCGAATTATTCGGATATGAAGAGGGGGCCTTCACGGGTGCCAGAAGAGGGGGAAAATCAGGACTTTTTGAACAGGCGCATGGAGGAACGCTGTTTCTTGATGAAATTGGCGAAATGTCGTTGCCAATCCAGGCGATGTTGCTGCGGGTGCTGCAAGAGAAAAGGGTGCGGCGTATCGGTGGAGAAAAAATGATCCCGGTGGACGTACGCATTGTCGCCGCTACAAATCGGGATCTTGAAGATTCTATCGAGAATAAACAGTTCCGTTCTGATCTATATTATCGTATTAATGTTTTGACGCTTGAGCTCCCGCCTTTGAGGGATAGACTTGAAGACATTCCTGAACTGCTGAAACACATAGTGAAAGAAACGGGTGAGAAGTCGGACAAGAATATAACCGAGGTAGACGACGTAATTTATACATGGTTTAGGCAGTATGACTGGCCGGGCAATATTCGGGAGCTGCGCAACGTAGTTGAACGAATGGTTCTTTTATGCAGTGACGAACGCCTGGATGAAGAAGACATTTCTTTTTTCTTAAAAAAGTTAATGCAAAAATCTCGCAAACCTGACAAAGAAAGCGCGGAGGAAAGTGAGAAGACAGCGCTTCTGTCGGCGCTACAATATACGAATGGAAACAAGTCAGAAGCCGCTAAATTTTTAGAGATAGATCGGACAACCTTATGGCGCAAACTTAAAAAATACGGACTGGAATAA
- a CDS encoding redoxin domain-containing protein, with protein sequence MEALQLGPLLIKISWILLFVSGSLAITVMYFRLRKPDHGHKKIVDSFLNAAILAIFVWKFSIVLFEPSMLISNPSGLLYFNGGQQGMWLAALVAFLYVFYRARKTKTEYSDYVYALFVLLLISFSVYQALLAFYTGKNIAVHLLYSAASFILFVWLDTIFRRASSPDQYAERLKTFTAMAILVGLIGFGAYDKALAPTPFAEGTLDSRTVGLVEKNTAPDFTLTTLEGKSISLSELRGKKILLNFWATWCPPCRAEMPDMQKFYTKYKDAGIEIVAVNLTQTETSQTAVSSFIEKYNLSFIVPLDKNGDVASLFQAYTVPTSYLIDEHGVIVEKRIGPMSYGQLKQIVSK encoded by the coding sequence ATGGAAGCTTTGCAACTGGGTCCACTTTTAATAAAAATATCCTGGATACTTTTATTTGTCTCCGGCAGTCTGGCTATTACCGTCATGTATTTCCGTCTACGCAAACCGGATCATGGTCATAAAAAAATCGTGGATTCATTTCTAAACGCAGCTATCCTTGCAATTTTCGTCTGGAAATTCAGCATCGTATTGTTTGAACCCTCCATGCTTATTTCCAATCCAAGCGGCCTTCTATATTTTAACGGGGGACAGCAAGGAATGTGGCTGGCTGCTCTCGTGGCGTTTCTGTATGTGTTCTACCGTGCAAGAAAAACAAAAACAGAGTATAGCGATTATGTTTACGCTCTTTTCGTTCTACTCCTTATTTCTTTCTCTGTTTATCAAGCACTATTGGCGTTCTACACAGGAAAGAATATCGCGGTTCATCTTTTATATTCGGCAGCCTCTTTTATCCTGTTTGTCTGGTTGGATACCATTTTCAGACGTGCGTCTTCTCCCGATCAATACGCCGAACGCTTAAAGACGTTTACAGCTATGGCTATATTAGTCGGACTAATCGGTTTTGGAGCATACGACAAAGCGCTTGCCCCCACTCCTTTTGCAGAGGGCACCCTGGACTCTCGCACCGTCGGTCTTGTCGAAAAGAATACAGCGCCGGACTTTACGCTGACAACGCTAGAGGGAAAATCCATTTCGCTATCTGAACTTCGTGGGAAGAAAATCCTTCTGAACTTCTGGGCAACCTGGTGTCCGCCCTGTCGCGCAGAAATGCCTGATATGCAGAAGTTTTATACGAAGTATAAAGATGCTGGTATTGAAATTGTGGCAGTCAATCTAACCCAAACGGAAACAAGTCAAACGGCGGTTTCCTCGTTCATAGAAAAATACAATCTTTCCTTTATTGTACCGTTGGACAAGAACGGTGATGTAGCTTCTCTTTTTCAGGCATACACTGTTCCTACAAGTTACCTAATAGACGAGCATGGAGTGATTGTAGAGAAAAGAATCGGCCCGATGAGCTACGGCCAACTGAAGCAGATAGTTAGTAAATAA
- a CDS encoding YqjF family protein: MNILQATSHPPLLPSAKPWVMTQTWHHLLFAHWPVTVAYIREFIPSPLTVDTIDGLAWVGIVPFNMSHIRFRGLSYIPGTSRFPEINVRTYIVHNGIPGVFFFSLDTTHPLAVIGARRFLSLPYYQAKTLCLLRYVSRLNSHSLFFITQEKRKFAFFHLSG; the protein is encoded by the coding sequence ATGAATATTTTACAGGCAACTTCGCACCCTCCGCTTCTACCTTCGGCCAAACCGTGGGTAATGACCCAGACCTGGCACCACCTGTTGTTCGCTCACTGGCCAGTCACCGTAGCCTATATCCGGGAATTCATACCGTCACCGCTTACCGTTGATACGATTGACGGGCTTGCTTGGGTGGGTATCGTGCCATTTAATATGAGCCATATTCGATTTCGGGGCTTATCCTACATTCCCGGTACAAGCCGCTTCCCTGAGATTAACGTCCGAACGTATATAGTGCATAATGGCATACCAGGCGTCTTTTTCTTTAGCCTGGATACAACGCATCCATTAGCTGTAATCGGAGCCCGAAGGTTCCTGTCACTTCCTTATTACCAAGCGAAAACCCTATGCTTACTCCGCTACGTTTCCCGGTTAAACAGTCACAGCCTCTTCTTCATTACGCAAGAAAAAAGAAAGTTCGCATTTTTTCATTTGTCAGGGTAG